The following coding sequences lie in one Rutidosis leptorrhynchoides isolate AG116_Rl617_1_P2 chromosome 6, CSIRO_AGI_Rlap_v1, whole genome shotgun sequence genomic window:
- the LOC139854803 gene encoding uncharacterized protein: protein MAEENNQFQTPCVPKFNGDYDHWCLLMKNLLRSKEYWQVVIEGYTEQKDRKKLTEAERISLDAKKLKDLKARNYLFQSIEKHILKTISQKNTAKQIWDSMKMKCQGNARVKRAQRQRLRRDFETLEMKSGESVTAYFQRIMVTANDMRNCGEDMPDVNIVEKILHTLTYNFITVVCSIEESKDLDALSVDELES from the coding sequence ATGGCTGAAGAAAACAATCAATTCCAGACGCCCTGTGTACCCAAGTTTAATGGGGATTACGATCATTGGTGCCTACTAATGAAGAACCTTCTCCGATCAAAGGAATATTGGCAAGTGGTCATTGAAGGGTACACTGAGCAAAAAGATAGAAAAAAATTAACAGAAGCTGAACGCATCAGTTTGGATGCTAAGAAGTTAAAGGATTTGAAGGCTCGAAACTATTTGTTCCAGTCCATTGAAAAGCATATCCTAAAAACAATCTCACAAAAGAATACCGCCAAGCAGatatgggattctatgaagatgaaGTGTCAAGGGAATGCTAGAGTGAAACGAGCCCAGCGTCAACGTTTGAGAAGAGATTTTGAGACTTTGGAGATGAAATCGGGTGAATCTGTTACTGCATATTTTCAAAGAATTATGGTGACAGCAAATGATATGCGTAATTGTGGGGAAGACATGCCGGATGTGAATATTGTGGAGAAGATCCTTCACACTTTGACATATAATTTCATAACGGTGGTGTGCTCGATAGAAGAATCGAAAGACCTTGATGCACTTTCAGTTGATGAACTTGAAAGTTGA